TGTCCTCCTCATATATATCAAAGTGTTAAACTGAGTCAACAGATTAGGAAATTAGTTACAAATCTTGACTCATTCCAATTTTCAGCCATATCTTATTTTCAAGCTTTTCTATGCCACTCCTGTGAAGATGGAAATAAGCTTAGTCATTTTATTAACGAGAAAGGAAAGACGACAATGAGAAACCGTCAGTAAAAACTATTTGATAATAGCATGAGCAAAGTTGatgtatatttaaatgatttagaTATAATCGTGCTCAGTTTCCCtcattatcaaaaatgttttaaaatatcgTTTGCAATAGCGTATCGTAAGGAAACATTGACATGATGAGTAAAAACGCTTCTACGATTGCTAACGAATGAAAGTTGGACTTTGGAAGTATTTATAACCTACTTCGTCGTCGAACCACTTGGTTgattatttcatttatcaTTTCAtaatgtattttttaatcactattatatatattgaaaagcTATGTTCCTTAGCAAGCTtaagaagaatataaagaaaaataaaagcaaAGAAATCTTTCCTTAAactatcattttcaaatcacATTTAAAACATCCTTAAGGCATGGTCACACCCCAGAAACTTCTTTAGAATATTCCTTGTATTCCTCCTGAATACCATATTCCTTCCGGATATCATTAGCATCTACCAAGTATTTATTAACCAAGTACGatataattgaatcaaTGTTGTcagataaaatatttagatCATCGTTCTTCTTCTCTAATAAGTGTATCTTTTTTACAAGCGTTTGTTCATCCCATAAATTTTCCATTAGAGAATCGTACTCATTTTGTAAAGTTTTACACTGCATATCAAGTTTCTTCAACTTATCCAATTCAACCAGTctcttatattttttattatcgtATGTAAAATTGGGTGCTCTCTCGTTTTTAACTGTAGATGCTACACGTAACTCTAAGTCAGAGACAActattgttttttcttcaatatccTTTTGCAACCTTGTGCAGTTttcataaattttttggttGATCTGATTCTTAAAACACCAGTATACATTGATATT
The Tetrapisispora phaffii CBS 4417 chromosome 8, complete genome DNA segment above includes these coding regions:
- the MND1 gene encoding Mnd1p (similar to Saccharomyces cerevisiae MND1 (YGL183C); ancestral locus Anc_8.143), whose protein sequence is MGTKKGCSIDEKKQSILNFFQNEYSFYTIKELEKLIPKKCPSISSMVVKELLQAMIDEDGLISVEKCGNINVYWCFKNQINQKIYENCTRLQKDIEEKTIVVSDLELRVASTVKNERAPNFTYDNKKYKRLVELDKLKKLDMQCKTLQNEYDSLMENLWDEQTLVKKIHLLEKKNDDLNILSDNIDSIISYLVNKYLVDANDIRKEYGIQEEYKEYSKEVSGV